DNA from Kitasatospora herbaricolor:
GGTCATCGGGCCGCTCCCTCCGCTCGGTGCCGGTTCAAGATCTCCCCGACACCGTACCCGGCCCGGTGGCGCGGCCGGCCGGGCCGGGTACAGGCGGCACGAGGCCCGCACCGCCGGGCCGGCCCAGGGCGAGTCAGGGCAGGACGCGGCCGGTGACCTCGCCGAAGCCGATCACGGCGCCGTCCGGGCCCGGCGCGGTCGCCGAGATGGTGACCTCGTCGTCGTTCTCCAGGAAGGCCCGGGTGCTGCCGTCGGGCAGCTTGACCGGGTCCTCGCCGTTCCAGGTCAGCTCGATCAGCGCGCCGCGGGTCTCCTTCCCGGGGCCGCTGACCGTCCCGGAGGCGAACAGGTCGCCGGTGCGCAGCGAGGCGCCGTTGGCGGTCATCTGGGCGAGCTGCTGGGCACCGGTCCAGTACATGGTGGCGAAGGGCGGCCGCGAGACGGTGTGCCCGTTCAGCCGGACCTCCATGGCGATGTCCAGCCCCCAGGGCTCGCCGCCCCGGTCGTCCAGGTACGGCAGCGGCTCGACGTCGCGGGCCGGCGGCGCCACCCGGGCGTGCTCCAGCGCCTCCAGCGGGACGATCCACGGCGAGACCGAGGTGGCGAAGGACTTCCCCAGGAACGGGCCGAGCGGCACGTACTCCCAGGCCTGGATGTCGCGCGCGGACCAGTCGTTGACCAGGCAGACGCCGAACACGTGCTCGGCGAAGCCGTCCATCGGTACGGGCGTGCCGAGCTCGGACGGGGTGCCCACGACGAAGCCGATCTCGGCCTCGATGTCCAGGCGCCTGGTCGGCCCGAAGTCCGGTACGGCGTCGGTGGGCGCCTTGCGCTGCCCGTGCGGGCGGACCACCGGGGTGCCGGAGACCACCACGGTGCCGGCCCGCCCGTGGTAACCGATCGGCAGGTGCTTCCAGTTGGGGGTGAGCGGCTCGGCGCCGGGGCGGAAGATCCGGCCCAGATTGGTGGCGTGGTGCTCGGAGGCGTAGAAGTCGACGTAGTCGGCGACCTCGAACGGCAGGTGCATGGTGGCCTCGGCCACCGGCACCAGCAGCGGCGAGAGCGCGTCCCGGTAGGTCTCGTCGGTGAGCCAGGCCGTCAGCCCGGCCCGGATCTGCGCCCAGGCCGGGCGTCCGGCGGCCAGCAGCGGGCCCAGCGAGTCGGCGTCGAGCAGGACCGAGGGCACCCCGGCGGCCCGGGCCGCGCCGCCCGCGTCGAGCACGAAGTCGCCGATCCGCACGCCGATCCGGCGCCGGCCCGGGCGGGCCGCGGTGCTGAAGACCCCGTACGGGAGGTTGTGCACGCCGAACGGCGAGTCCTGCGCGGAGGCGAGCCAGGAGCGGGCGGTGGTCAACGGTCCTCCAGGGGCGGTCGTGCGGGGGGTGTCAGCAGGCCGAGTCCGGCCAGGTCGTCCAGCGGTTCGGCGATGCTGCAGGTGCCGAAGGCGGTGAAGGAGGCGCGGGCCAGCTCCACCTGAGGTCCGGTCAGGGCCGATGCGGCGCCCGCGAGGATACCGCCCGACCGCTCCCGCAGGGCCAGCGCCGCGCCCTCCCGGCCGTCCTGCCGCGCGACGAAGGCGGCCAGCAGGACGTTCAGGAAGCCGTGGTGCTCGAAGCCGGTGGCCGGATCGGTGTGCCGGACGGCGTGGTGCAGGCCGGCCGTGCACTTGTACGGGATGCCGCGCTCGGCGCAGCCCGCCAGGAACCCCGCCAGCTCCCCCTCGTCGGGGAACGCCTCGGCGCTCAGCCCGCCGGTGCGGAACTTGGCCCGGTAGGGCGTCCCCGCGAGGA
Protein-coding regions in this window:
- the fahA gene encoding fumarylacetoacetase — its product is MTTARSWLASAQDSPFGVHNLPYGVFSTAARPGRRRIGVRIGDFVLDAGGAARAAGVPSVLLDADSLGPLLAAGRPAWAQIRAGLTAWLTDETYRDALSPLLVPVAEATMHLPFEVADYVDFYASEHHATNLGRIFRPGAEPLTPNWKHLPIGYHGRAGTVVVSGTPVVRPHGQRKAPTDAVPDFGPTRRLDIEAEIGFVVGTPSELGTPVPMDGFAEHVFGVCLVNDWSARDIQAWEYVPLGPFLGKSFATSVSPWIVPLEALEHARVAPPARDVEPLPYLDDRGGEPWGLDIAMEVRLNGHTVSRPPFATMYWTGAQQLAQMTANGASLRTGDLFASGTVSGPGKETRGALIELTWNGEDPVKLPDGSTRAFLENDDEVTISATAPGPDGAVIGFGEVTGRVLP